A genome region from Blautia coccoides includes the following:
- a CDS encoding MFS transporter, which produces MRRIKSVQVRHQYTLLQCFYWVSSCAIMGFATVFLQYKGLSNTLVGMSVGGAAFISIWMQPFLAGLVGKVRGLSLKKMILLIILAVTSGYLVLGTVPLPKMAIVGLYLVLNTLYNSITPLITAMGMEYMNQGYEVNFCISRGLGSVSYAVSAVVLGQLVEHFFPGILTFAFAGMELLLFAVVVSMQEPESSAVKEEQEPSSSVIEILKGNRPLLLFVAGFGICYMTSSILGTYMINIVRELGGTDGTFGIAAFFCAASEMPAMFLCNYLIRKVSCKKLLKLSSVFFVLRPLVIFLAPNLAVAFLGFALQSLSFGIFTPVSVFFINQELKEKDRVVGQTIFGMVTVGVGSCVGNLAGGFLMDRIGLKTTLGLCVIFAAVGFLITQRVKVEDAGPRRRILQIEDNRAENKERHRERGKDEG; this is translated from the coding sequence ATGAGACGGATAAAAAGTGTGCAGGTGCGTCATCAATATACACTGCTTCAGTGTTTTTACTGGGTTTCAAGCTGCGCGATCATGGGATTTGCAACTGTGTTTCTTCAGTACAAGGGATTGTCCAACACGCTTGTAGGCATGTCCGTAGGCGGAGCGGCATTTATCAGCATATGGATGCAGCCGTTCCTGGCCGGTCTGGTGGGAAAGGTCCGGGGACTGAGTTTGAAGAAGATGATTCTTCTGATTATTCTGGCAGTTACGTCGGGATATCTGGTCCTTGGAACAGTCCCCCTTCCCAAAATGGCAATAGTGGGGCTGTATCTTGTGCTGAATACCCTGTATAACTCCATTACCCCTCTGATCACTGCCATGGGAATGGAGTATATGAACCAGGGCTATGAGGTGAATTTCTGTATTTCCAGAGGGCTTGGGTCAGTGAGCTATGCAGTCAGTGCTGTAGTCTTAGGGCAGCTTGTGGAACACTTTTTTCCGGGAATCCTTACCTTTGCCTTTGCGGGCATGGAGCTTCTGCTGTTTGCAGTAGTTGTATCCATGCAGGAACCGGAGTCATCTGCGGTGAAGGAAGAACAGGAGCCATCCAGCAGTGTTATTGAAATACTCAAGGGAAACAGGCCGCTGCTGTTGTTTGTGGCGGGATTTGGAATCTGCTATATGACCAGTTCCATCCTGGGTACCTATATGATCAATATTGTACGGGAACTGGGCGGTACAGACGGGACCTTCGGGATAGCGGCATTTTTCTGCGCAGCCAGTGAGATGCCGGCAATGTTTTTGTGCAATTATTTGATACGTAAGGTATCCTGCAAGAAGCTGCTGAAGCTGAGCAGTGTATTCTTTGTCCTGCGTCCACTGGTGATTTTTCTGGCCCCGAATCTGGCGGTGGCTTTTCTGGGATTTGCACTCCAGTCCCTTTCTTTTGGAATCTTTACACCTGTGTCTGTGTTCTTTATCAATCAGGAACTGAAGGAGAAGGACAGAGTCGTGGGGCAGACAATATTCGGTATGGTGACAGTGGGTGTGGGAAGCTGTGTAGGTAATCTGGCAGGTGGTTTTCTCATGGACAGGATTGGATTGAAAACTACGCTGGGGCTTTGTGTGATATTTGCGGCAGTGGGATTTTTAATTACACAGAGAGTGAAGGTGGAGGATGCGGGGCCGAGGCGCAGGATACTCCAGATAGAAGACAATAGGGCGGAAAATAAGGAGCGTCACAGAGAAAGGGGTAAAGATGAAGGATAA
- a CDS encoding FmdE family protein — protein sequence MKDKIWKKCVEFHGHECGGLTIGYKAALYAIELLEIKTEDGLCVSEDEQIVCISENDACGVDAIQVILGCSVGKGNLLFHMCGKQAFSFYRRSTGKSVRLVLKPRPEGLDKGESFRYYQACSPGEMFDVKETRITLPEKARIFKSIVCSRCGETAAENMMHLQGEEILCRDCYSAYDRFHV from the coding sequence ATGAAGGATAAAATTTGGAAAAAATGCGTGGAGTTTCATGGCCATGAATGCGGGGGTCTGACTATTGGTTACAAGGCGGCACTTTATGCTATTGAGCTTTTAGAGATCAAGACAGAGGACGGACTTTGTGTATCTGAGGATGAACAGATTGTGTGTATTTCGGAAAATGATGCCTGCGGTGTGGACGCCATTCAGGTGATCCTGGGCTGTAGTGTGGGGAAAGGAAATTTACTTTTTCATATGTGTGGAAAGCAGGCATTTTCTTTTTACAGAAGGAGTACAGGGAAATCCGTGCGTCTTGTTTTGAAGCCTCGCCCTGAGGGGCTTGACAAAGGAGAATCCTTTCGGTATTATCAGGCGTGCAGTCCTGGGGAAATGTTTGATGTTAAGGAGACAAGGATTACTCTGCCGGAAAAAGCCAGGATCTTTAAATCTATTGTCTGCTCCCGCTGCGGCGAGACAGCTGCGGAGAATATGATGCATCTGCAGGGAGAGGAGATTCTGTGCCGGGATTGTTACAGCGCTTATGACCGGTTTCATGTTTGA